One Desulfobulbus oligotrophicus DNA segment encodes these proteins:
- a CDS encoding FUN14 domain-containing protein has translation MTKTVPDPTTLDFFSAAFLLPNIGAPFLVGLAVGYFAKKVFKIALLLGGAGLVLLFVTEYYGITQLDDQALHQTAQSAVDLANQSGSFLYHRLSELTWKGGSAVAGFLAGLKLG, from the coding sequence ATGACCAAGACTGTACCTGACCCAACAACACTGGATTTTTTTTCAGCAGCCTTTTTGCTCCCCAATATCGGTGCTCCTTTTCTTGTTGGCCTGGCTGTGGGATACTTTGCCAAAAAGGTATTCAAGATAGCCCTGCTTCTGGGCGGAGCAGGGTTGGTCCTGCTGTTTGTGACGGAGTACTATGGCATTACGCAACTTGATGATCAGGCACTGCATCAGACAGCCCAGTCGGCCGTTGACCTGGCCAACCAGTCCGGCAGCTTTCTCTACCATCGCCTGTCAGAGCTGACCTGGAAAGGCGGCAGTGCTGTCGCCGGATTTCTGGCAGGTTTGAAGTTGGGATGA
- a CDS encoding hexameric tyrosine-coordinated heme protein, whose translation MADTWLTTLHTDTPQEGFELAITLSRRGVKYTQPDAEVLHKLRPEYSTNADSLIAASQVVALNFQTVAAANNYWRK comes from the coding sequence ATGGCTGACACATGGCTTACCACACTACATACCGACACACCGCAAGAAGGTTTCGAGCTTGCCATAACCCTGAGTCGCCGTGGCGTCAAGTACACACAACCGGACGCGGAGGTTCTCCACAAACTTCGGCCGGAGTACTCCACCAACGCGGACTCGCTGATTGCCGCCTCACAGGTTGTTGCCCTGAACTTTCAAACCGTGGCAGCAGCAAACAACTACTGGCGGAAATAA
- a CDS encoding nucleoside deaminase translates to MNTSSLSLHVSLELPDWITTELASLPEYMPDLNSRMAAVLQFARLNTVHRSGGPFAAGVFERDSGRLISIGVNRVVPSCCSSAHAEIMAISLAQQQLKTYDLGGPDLPVHQLVVNWSPCAMCFGAVLWSGIRSLVIAGADPEMMAITGFDEGPMPADWRGELSRRGIELIEGVLREESLADFRLFAATDPEIYNSRQGG, encoded by the coding sequence ATGAACACCTCCTCACTCTCTCTGCACGTCAGCCTTGAGCTGCCGGACTGGATAACAACCGAACTTGCCTCCCTGCCGGAGTACATGCCTGATCTCAATTCACGCATGGCCGCGGTGCTGCAGTTTGCCCGGCTGAACACTGTGCATCGCAGTGGCGGCCCCTTTGCCGCCGGAGTTTTTGAACGCGATTCAGGACGGCTGATAAGCATTGGTGTCAACCGGGTGGTCCCCAGCTGCTGCTCATCAGCCCATGCCGAAATCATGGCAATCTCCCTGGCCCAGCAACAGCTCAAAACCTATGACCTGGGCGGTCCTGATCTGCCTGTCCATCAACTGGTCGTCAACTGGAGCCCCTGTGCCATGTGTTTTGGTGCTGTACTGTGGTCTGGAATCCGGTCTCTGGTTATTGCGGGCGCTGATCCCGAGATGATGGCCATCACGGGTTTTGATGAAGGTCCGATGCCTGCCGACTGGCGGGGCGAACTCTCCCGCCGGGGCATAGAGCTGATCGAAGGGGTGCTGCGTGAGGAATCATTGGCAGACTTTCGTCTGTTTGCCGCAACAGACCCGGAAATTTACAACAGTCGCCAGGGTGGATGA
- a CDS encoding DMT family protein: MNRYSLTIALLICSNIFMTFAWYGHLKSMTHKPWIIAALVSWSIALVEYLFQVPANRIGHNVMSVGQLKILQEVITLLIFVPFSIIYLKEKLTLDYLWAGLCLLGAVFFLFRSKLMAA; the protein is encoded by the coding sequence ATGAACCGTTACTCGCTGACCATCGCCCTCTTAATCTGCAGTAACATCTTTATGACCTTTGCCTGGTACGGTCATCTGAAGAGCATGACCCACAAACCATGGATCATCGCTGCTCTTGTCAGCTGGAGCATCGCCCTTGTTGAGTATCTCTTCCAGGTGCCGGCCAACCGGATCGGTCACAATGTCATGAGCGTGGGGCAGTTAAAAATTCTCCAGGAGGTCATCACTCTCCTGATCTTCGTTCCCTTTTCCATCATCTACCTGAAAGAAAAACTTACCCTCGATTACCTGTGGGCCGGACTCTGCCTGTTGGGTGCGGTCTTTTTCCTTTTCCGCAGCAAGCTCATGGCTGCATGA
- a CDS encoding acetyltransferase, translated as MTIRAVSELEFAIITDVWKASVRDTHDFLSEVDLRELRSQILNDWLPAVNVMVFTNKDDEILGFSGSADEKLEMLFVAPSSRGYGVGKSLLNHAISEKSIRLVDVNEQNGQAVAFYQHFGFEVFDRSPVDGQGKPYPLLHMRLNPSNP; from the coding sequence GTGACCATTCGAGCCGTATCCGAGTTGGAATTCGCAATCATCACGGACGTCTGGAAAGCTTCAGTCAGGGATACTCACGACTTCCTGTCAGAGGTCGATCTTCGTGAGCTGCGTTCTCAGATTCTCAATGATTGGCTTCCTGCGGTAAATGTCATGGTCTTTACAAACAAAGATGACGAGATTCTCGGCTTCAGCGGAAGTGCTGATGAAAAGCTTGAAATGCTCTTTGTTGCTCCGTCCTCGCGAGGCTACGGAGTGGGGAAATCATTGCTGAACCACGCCATATCAGAAAAATCTATTCGATTGGTCGATGTCAATGAACAGAATGGTCAAGCAGTAGCCTTCTATCAGCATTTTGGCTTTGAGGTATTCGACAGGTCTCCTGTAGATGGTCAGGGCAAGCCTTACCCACTTTTGCACATGAGGCTAAATCCCTCTAACCCTTAG
- a CDS encoding IS630 family transposase produces MARKHEKFTITDEQRQDLEALLRSPKTAQDLASRAKIILLTASGKTAEDLIVELGTTFRTIYRWRKRFKEYGIHGLVDRPRSGQPKKLTDATVKEVLRMTVECIPHEATHWSVRLMAKAAKVTTWQVRQIWNAADLKPHRLKNFKISNDPNFAEKVIDIVGLYMNPPENAAVFSVDEKTQIQALDRTQPMLPMRPGQIERRTHDYKRNGTTNLYAAFDILTGQVLGRTTKRHRAKEFLDFLRQLNRAVPAEVALHVILDNSSTHKTADVMQWLKAHPRFTFHFTPTSASWLNAVESWFGQLERRAIHRGVFTSVKDLRDEIHRFIKQHNNRSAKPFTWTKTAAVILEKVSKLKDDTNRTGH; encoded by the coding sequence ATGGCACGCAAACACGAGAAATTTACGATAACAGACGAACAACGCCAAGACCTTGAGGCGTTGTTGCGCTCACCGAAAACAGCCCAAGATCTGGCATCTCGGGCCAAGATTATCCTCTTAACGGCATCAGGTAAAACTGCCGAGGATTTGATTGTCGAATTAGGGACAACTTTTCGCACAATCTATCGATGGAGGAAACGATTTAAAGAGTATGGCATCCACGGGCTTGTCGATCGTCCTCGTAGCGGCCAGCCAAAAAAACTGACCGATGCAACGGTCAAAGAAGTTTTGCGGATGACAGTTGAGTGCATTCCTCATGAGGCAACCCATTGGAGTGTTCGCCTTATGGCCAAAGCCGCCAAGGTCACCACGTGGCAGGTGCGACAGATATGGAATGCAGCCGATTTAAAACCGCATCGGCTTAAAAATTTCAAAATCAGCAATGATCCGAATTTTGCTGAGAAAGTAATCGATATTGTTGGCCTGTACATGAATCCACCTGAAAATGCGGCTGTGTTTTCCGTTGATGAGAAAACGCAGATTCAAGCGTTGGATCGTACCCAGCCAATGTTGCCCATGCGGCCCGGCCAGATTGAGCGTCGCACGCATGATTACAAACGAAATGGCACCACCAATTTATACGCTGCCTTCGACATTTTAACCGGACAAGTGCTTGGCCGAACAACCAAAAGGCATCGAGCCAAGGAGTTTCTCGACTTCTTGCGGCAGTTGAATAGGGCCGTTCCAGCCGAGGTTGCCCTCCATGTCATACTGGACAACAGCAGTACCCATAAAACGGCAGATGTGATGCAATGGCTCAAGGCCCACCCTCGGTTTACGTTCCATTTCACACCAACCAGTGCATCATGGCTGAATGCGGTTGAAAGCTGGTTCGGCCAACTGGAGCGCAGAGCCATCCACCGAGGGGTGTTTACAAGTGTCAAAGATCTCAGAGATGAAATCCACCGCTTCATCAAGCAGCACAATAACAGATCGGCCAAGCCATTCACATGGACAAAGACTGCAGCGGTGATACTTGAAAAGGTCTCAAAATTAAAAGACGACACTAACCGCACGGGACACTAG
- a CDS encoding IS5 family transposase, translated as MQPKKQISSPQLDMFRNRLESILNHRHELYRLSGLIDWGVFESEFGKLYSEEGRPGLPIRLLVGLTYLSHAFNTSDEETVRRWVENPYHQYFCGEEYFCHELPIDPSSLSRWRKRIGEQGSELILQLTIKAGLTSGAVAPTSLERVIVDTTVQEKAVAFPTDSRLYNRSRERLVKLAAVWGIRLRQSYSRLGRQALLKAGRYFHARQTRRARREVKRLKTYLGRVYRDIVRKIEGQQALGPVLLPELALAERLLTQQKQDKNKLYSLHAPEVECIAKGKAHKKYEFGVKVSVATTNRDNFVVGMLAEPGNPYDGHTLGRAIEQVQRITGCTVQRSFVDRGYRGHKIKEPQVLISGRRRGMTPQMKKELKRRSAVEPVIGHMKADGKLGRNYLLGELGDKINALLCGAGHNIRLILKKLRERLFLLFTGLLLVLWCRFDGQKKGAGAIAPAI; from the coding sequence ATGCAGCCGAAGAAGCAGATTTCCAGCCCCCAGTTGGACATGTTCCGCAACCGTTTGGAGAGCATTCTCAATCATCGTCATGAGTTGTACCGGCTGAGTGGGCTGATCGACTGGGGAGTGTTTGAAAGCGAGTTTGGCAAGCTGTACTCTGAGGAAGGCCGGCCGGGGCTCCCGATTCGTTTGCTCGTAGGCCTGACCTATCTGAGCCATGCGTTCAACACGTCAGACGAAGAGACGGTACGGCGGTGGGTGGAGAACCCGTACCATCAATATTTCTGCGGGGAAGAGTACTTTTGTCATGAACTGCCGATCGATCCGTCTTCGTTGAGTCGCTGGCGAAAGAGGATAGGTGAGCAGGGATCGGAATTGATCCTGCAGCTCACGATAAAGGCGGGGTTGACAAGCGGAGCGGTTGCGCCGACCAGTTTGGAGCGAGTGATTGTTGATACGACTGTTCAGGAAAAGGCGGTGGCGTTTCCGACCGATTCACGATTGTACAACCGCAGTCGGGAACGACTGGTCAAGTTGGCTGCGGTTTGGGGCATTCGTCTTCGGCAGAGTTACTCCCGTCTTGGACGTCAGGCCTTGTTAAAGGCCGGCCGGTATTTTCACGCCCGCCAAACCCGAAGAGCCCGTCGGGAGGTAAAACGGCTGAAGACCTATCTGGGCAGGGTGTATCGGGACATTGTGCGCAAGATCGAAGGGCAGCAGGCGCTTGGCCCAGTGCTTCTTCCCGAGCTTGCCCTGGCTGAGCGGTTGTTGACGCAGCAGAAACAGGACAAGAACAAGCTCTACAGCCTGCATGCACCGGAAGTCGAATGCATTGCCAAGGGCAAGGCACACAAGAAGTACGAGTTCGGGGTCAAGGTGAGCGTGGCCACCACCAATCGAGACAACTTCGTGGTGGGCATGTTGGCTGAACCTGGCAATCCCTATGATGGCCACACCCTGGGCAGGGCCATTGAGCAGGTGCAGCGGATCACCGGCTGCACCGTTCAACGCAGTTTTGTCGACCGGGGCTACCGTGGTCACAAGATCAAAGAACCCCAGGTGTTGATCTCCGGTCGCAGGCGGGGAATGACACCGCAGATGAAGAAGGAACTCAAGAGACGCAGCGCCGTTGAGCCGGTGATCGGCCATATGAAGGCGGATGGCAAGCTTGGACGCAATTACCTGCTGGGTGAGTTGGGCGATAAAATCAATGCCCTGCTCTGTGGAGCAGGGCACAATATCCGTCTTATCCTCAAGAAGTTGAGGGAAAGGTTGTTTCTTCTTTTTACCGGATTGCTTTTGGTCCTCTGGTGCCGCTTCGATGGGCAAAAAAAGGGTGCCGGAGCGATCGCCCCGGCAATATGA
- a CDS encoding tetratricopeptide repeat protein, giving the protein MSDESKIAETGTLEARVRELEAQIESLSSQLKPDSLAKRIDSSYLSTNNLRVFLQILALIQTVFVAGAIAFGFVGFTNIMAIRTETEKVREAGKTIENSVKRAAEAESTIRTQVAAFDERLKRVDATFGEKQKQMDQKLVLVQTSVDNATKTMQRKTEDSLNSMKGNMDQRLADAEKEIRKVNKQLSSISTTFNKVGISNEKILSAREKQLLFLLAKEIDPDNPIFNFNTGILAFSFGRYDEAIIALDKVIKAQNVPSNIITKAKETRSTSMKLKQSPPEVKANEPKGVAIGDYVILQLHLNSRP; this is encoded by the coding sequence ATGTCCGATGAAAGCAAAATCGCTGAAACCGGAACCTTAGAGGCCAGGGTGCGGGAACTTGAGGCTCAAATTGAATCACTGTCCTCACAACTCAAGCCAGACAGTCTCGCTAAAAGAATCGATTCTTCTTATCTTTCAACTAATAACCTTCGGGTGTTCCTACAGATACTAGCGCTGATTCAGACGGTCTTTGTCGCTGGAGCGATAGCCTTTGGCTTCGTTGGCTTCACTAATATTATGGCCATTCGAACAGAAACGGAAAAAGTAAGAGAAGCCGGAAAGACAATAGAGAATTCCGTCAAACGCGCTGCTGAAGCAGAAAGCACCATACGCACACAAGTCGCTGCTTTTGACGAACGACTAAAGAGAGTTGATGCCACGTTCGGGGAAAAACAAAAGCAAATGGATCAAAAACTGGTCCTTGTTCAAACCAGCGTCGACAACGCAACCAAGACAATGCAGAGGAAAACCGAGGATTCTTTGAATTCCATGAAGGGAAACATGGATCAGAGACTGGCCGATGCCGAGAAAGAAATACGAAAAGTCAACAAGCAACTTTCCAGCATTTCAACTACGTTCAACAAGGTAGGCATTTCAAATGAAAAAATCCTCAGCGCAAGAGAAAAGCAACTCTTGTTTCTCCTCGCAAAGGAAATTGATCCGGATAACCCTATTTTCAACTTCAATACTGGGATCTTGGCATTCAGTTTCGGTAGGTATGACGAGGCTATTATTGCTCTTGATAAGGTCATCAAGGCTCAAAATGTGCCTTCGAATATAATAACCAAAGCAAAGGAAACACGTTCCACATCTATGAAATTAAAACAATCACCGCCTGAAGTGAAAGCAAATGAACCTAAAGGAGTTGCGATAGGTGATTATGTAATTTTACAACTGCATCTAAATAGTCGTCCTTGA
- a CDS encoding PEP/pyruvate-binding domain-containing protein yields the protein MPAGQCPIPLASDALKANLLETATSVQIHPELLLLRDVVCRYQGLLSKIDMLLYEVSHPYRNWKVIVPELRAYVLKNLHYYRDHDQGAEAFSLFMSIFFNALHESTRNEQLLRRILEAMLAYADKLIMSLDSSTLFRFAPALADFFAQLNDLDATDPKVLLFMAKGHYPVQKMAQRVLTLRQQQLEQPFDLRSLTLLMRTLLVRNYEYWLSEADPLPWFEQQCGDYCSQWQGQHLLTAISHQRINECKQSLEAIDFTDDYQPALERILELPTHMDLVRLYKEIPTKMVAVESDSEEAAHFVENRKLLFLFRIMETSGLSLIHEETLREINRSLVQLIRKQRFEEIEQFFVTTFHLLKANVRAYPHTSLQCIQVIGNEVFKRGNSRLVEAFLWETVRFGFQYANVRGVDEDWQPIANPAHLTNIRVWLTLIGQEPKWCSTLFSALIINLRLSGTCVRDTDLFQRDVTELLNQPIGPIYNLAKQFTKLMPVFFNEIGAEGELRDVSTELDEIHKRKDVLIHFLRKQAHVESSNLIVGFIEGIFTFWITLDRSYLSDYLPEEILREIATSGPYVDDQHELAARIKKELRFTRMGQILAWPDDEREAFLARQTDLAEVERQRFALLVRMYKLLHLKYNLSLPEIHKQLHHAINGGFPELSRLLDVLKKDDPIPCLEALLDELEHLREIILSSEHFEPKEEIYYKRHIAVDIPSVYGRYSERKFDALGLTFRLESLANIYLEKLFSTVNLSFITQATFIHILKCLRLFTRALQVDGIFSRRLDTYISLLAASIGIRRFSYTQHLDIMRGLSEGVKDIIYAYYTNIHQNNLSIIVPQIGKENLLSKYLNLWDDKNLPETVLRVAETFFRDLIATTFGLQHLDNFIGKVINTLEAQKDILDEKTLDLLMTYNPEKTISSLHSENLRTHNLIHLGNKGFNLAVLTRDRLPIPPAFIITTEVFRCYPAIRKFERARDEYMQRVRTSVTELEQLTGLIFGSPERPLLVSVRSGSAISMPGIMSTIHNVGTNEELVEEFVTLYPEKKYFAWDNFRRFQQSWGMGHGMDREDFQELMNTHKQQHRIQYKRDFSSEQMKLLALDYQQIVKGRGFTVPEDPWLQLIGAVDAVFDSWHTQKAQEYRHLMGVSDDWGTAVIVQTMVFGNLDRSAGSGVLFTAHPYRKVRRVALWGDYTIGDQGEDIVSGLVTSYPISVEQAELDGRDENKSLERLYPKIYERLLSISRDLVYEKEWNPQEIEFTFEGPEPEQLYILQTRDMITIKKKEHLNVFVDSDLAHKSILAKGIGVSGSAMSGKAVFSEENIISLRRREPDTPLILIRRDTVPEDIREISMADGVVTSRGGQTSHASVVATRLEKTCVVGCRDMQVYENEEYAEINGFRINFGAPIAIDGRHGLLIEGNYPLQEEVHILPL from the coding sequence ATGCCTGCCGGTCAATGTCCGATCCCATTGGCTTCTGATGCTCTCAAGGCTAATTTGCTTGAGACCGCCACATCCGTTCAGATTCATCCCGAACTTCTTCTGCTGCGGGATGTTGTCTGCCGTTATCAGGGGCTGTTGAGTAAAATCGACATGTTACTCTACGAAGTCAGCCATCCTTACCGCAATTGGAAGGTGATTGTTCCGGAATTGCGAGCCTATGTTCTGAAAAACCTGCACTATTACCGCGACCATGATCAGGGGGCTGAGGCCTTTTCGTTGTTCATGTCGATCTTCTTCAATGCACTGCATGAATCCACCCGCAATGAACAGTTGCTCCGGCGTATTCTGGAAGCCATGCTGGCCTATGCCGACAAGCTGATCATGTCTTTGGACAGTTCGACGCTGTTTCGTTTTGCACCGGCCCTGGCGGATTTTTTTGCGCAACTCAACGATCTTGATGCAACTGATCCCAAAGTGTTGCTGTTCATGGCCAAGGGGCATTATCCGGTGCAGAAAATGGCACAGCGTGTGCTGACGCTCCGGCAGCAACAGCTTGAACAGCCTTTTGATCTTCGTAGTCTGACTTTGCTGATGCGTACTCTTTTGGTGCGCAATTATGAGTACTGGCTGTCTGAAGCAGACCCGCTCCCCTGGTTTGAGCAGCAGTGCGGTGACTACTGCAGCCAGTGGCAGGGGCAGCACCTGCTTACGGCCATTTCTCATCAGCGGATCAACGAGTGCAAGCAGTCTCTTGAGGCCATTGATTTCACCGATGACTATCAACCGGCTCTGGAGCGTATTCTTGAGCTGCCGACCCACATGGATCTGGTCCGCCTGTACAAAGAGATCCCGACCAAGATGGTTGCCGTGGAATCAGACAGTGAAGAGGCCGCCCATTTTGTTGAGAATCGCAAGCTGCTGTTTCTTTTCCGGATCATGGAAACCAGTGGTCTGTCATTGATCCATGAAGAGACCTTGCGGGAGATCAACCGTTCACTGGTGCAGCTGATCCGTAAGCAGCGCTTTGAGGAGATCGAACAGTTCTTTGTCACCACCTTTCATCTGCTGAAGGCCAATGTCCGGGCGTATCCGCACACCTCCCTGCAGTGCATCCAGGTGATCGGCAACGAGGTGTTTAAGCGGGGTAACTCCCGATTAGTCGAGGCGTTTCTCTGGGAAACGGTTCGTTTTGGTTTTCAGTATGCCAATGTCCGTGGTGTGGACGAAGACTGGCAACCCATCGCCAACCCCGCCCATCTCACCAATATCCGGGTCTGGCTTACGTTGATCGGACAGGAGCCGAAATGGTGCTCCACCCTGTTTTCAGCACTGATTATCAATCTGCGTCTCTCAGGCACCTGTGTCCGTGATACCGATCTGTTCCAGCGGGATGTCACTGAACTGCTTAATCAGCCCATTGGACCGATTTATAATCTTGCCAAACAGTTTACAAAGTTAATGCCGGTCTTCTTTAATGAAATCGGTGCTGAGGGTGAATTGCGGGACGTTTCCACCGAGCTTGATGAGATTCACAAGCGAAAGGATGTGCTTATCCATTTTTTACGCAAGCAGGCCCATGTCGAGTCCAGCAATCTGATTGTCGGTTTCATTGAGGGGATTTTCACCTTCTGGATCACCCTTGATCGATCATACCTAAGTGACTACCTGCCGGAGGAGATTTTGCGTGAAATCGCCACCAGCGGGCCCTATGTTGATGACCAGCACGAACTGGCGGCACGCATCAAAAAGGAGCTGCGGTTCACCCGCATGGGCCAGATCCTGGCCTGGCCGGACGATGAACGAGAGGCCTTCCTTGCCCGGCAGACCGACCTTGCCGAGGTGGAGCGACAGCGATTTGCACTGCTGGTGCGGATGTATAAACTGTTGCACCTGAAGTACAATCTGAGCCTGCCTGAGATCCATAAACAGTTGCATCATGCCATAAACGGCGGGTTCCCCGAGTTAAGCCGGCTGCTTGACGTTCTGAAAAAAGACGACCCGATCCCCTGTCTTGAAGCATTGCTTGATGAGCTGGAGCATCTGCGCGAAATCATTCTCAGTTCAGAGCATTTCGAGCCCAAGGAGGAGATCTACTACAAGCGGCACATTGCTGTTGATATCCCTTCGGTGTACGGTCGGTATTCTGAGCGCAAGTTTGATGCGCTTGGTCTAACCTTTCGCCTGGAGAGCCTGGCCAACATCTATCTGGAAAAGCTCTTTTCCACGGTTAACTTGAGTTTTATTACTCAGGCGACGTTTATCCATATCCTCAAATGCCTGCGTCTTTTTACCCGTGCTTTGCAGGTTGACGGTATCTTCAGTCGCCGTCTTGATACCTACATCAGTCTGCTGGCCGCTTCCATCGGAATCCGACGTTTTTCGTATACCCAGCATCTTGACATCATGCGCGGGCTCTCCGAAGGAGTGAAAGACATTATTTATGCCTATTACACAAACATCCATCAGAACAATCTGTCCATCATTGTCCCTCAGATCGGGAAGGAGAACCTGCTTTCCAAATACCTCAACCTGTGGGACGATAAAAATCTTCCGGAAACCGTGCTCCGGGTTGCAGAGACCTTTTTTCGTGATCTGATTGCCACAACGTTCGGTTTGCAGCATCTGGACAACTTCATCGGCAAGGTGATCAATACCCTGGAGGCTCAGAAAGATATCCTGGATGAGAAGACGCTTGATCTGCTCATGACCTATAACCCGGAAAAGACGATCAGCAGCCTGCATTCCGAAAATCTGCGCACCCACAATCTGATTCATCTCGGGAACAAGGGGTTTAACCTGGCGGTGCTGACCAGGGACCGGCTGCCGATTCCACCGGCCTTTATCATTACCACAGAAGTGTTTCGCTGTTATCCGGCTATTCGAAAATTTGAACGAGCCCGGGACGAGTACATGCAGCGGGTACGAACCTCGGTCACTGAATTGGAGCAGCTGACCGGTCTGATCTTCGGTTCGCCGGAACGACCTCTTTTGGTATCCGTGCGCAGCGGTTCAGCCATCTCCATGCCGGGCATCATGTCCACCATCCACAACGTCGGTACCAATGAGGAGCTGGTGGAGGAGTTTGTTACCCTGTATCCGGAGAAAAAGTATTTTGCCTGGGATAACTTTCGACGGTTTCAGCAGTCCTGGGGTATGGGCCATGGCATGGATCGTGAAGACTTTCAGGAGTTGATGAACACCCACAAGCAACAGCACCGGATTCAGTACAAACGTGATTTTTCCTCTGAACAGATGAAACTGCTGGCCCTGGACTATCAGCAGATCGTCAAGGGCCGAGGGTTTACCGTACCTGAGGATCCGTGGTTGCAACTGATCGGTGCGGTTGATGCGGTTTTTGATTCCTGGCACACGCAAAAGGCTCAGGAGTATCGGCACCTGATGGGGGTTTCCGATGATTGGGGCACTGCGGTTATTGTCCAGACAATGGTGTTTGGCAATCTGGATCGCTCCGCCGGCAGCGGTGTACTGTTCACTGCCCACCCCTACCGTAAGGTGCGTCGAGTCGCCCTGTGGGGTGATTATACCATCGGTGATCAGGGGGAAGATATTGTCTCCGGTCTGGTCACCAGTTACCCGATCTCTGTTGAACAGGCGGAGCTTGACGGCCGTGATGAAAACAAGAGTCTGGAGAGACTCTACCCGAAGATCTATGAGCGGCTGCTCTCCATCAGCCGTGATCTGGTTTATGAAAAAGAGTGGAATCCCCAGGAGATCGAGTTTACCTTCGAGGGACCGGAGCCGGAGCAGTTATATATTCTGCAGACCCGGGACATGATTACCATTAAAAAGAAGGAACATCTCAACGTGTTTGTTGATTCTGATCTGGCCCATAAGTCGATCCTGGCCAAGGGCATCGGGGTTTCCGGTTCGGCAATGTCCGGTAAGGCCGTGTTCAGCGAGGAGAATATCATCAGCCTTCGCCGCAGAGAACCGGATACGCCGTTGATTCTTATCCGCCGTGACACCGTGCCGGAGGATATTCGGGAGATATCCATGGCTGACGGGGTGGTGACCTCGCGCGGCGGCCAGACTTCTCATGCCTCGGTAGTCGCCACCCGTCTGGAAAAGACCTGTGTGGTCGGTTGCCGTGACATGCAGGTCTATGAAAATGAGGAGTATGCAGAGATCAATGGTTTCCGAATTAACTTCGGTGCGCCGATAGCCATAGATGGACGTCACGGCCTTTTGATTGAAGGGAACTACCCGCTGCAGGAAGAGGTGCATATCCTGCCTCTGTAA